The following coding sequences are from one Triticum dicoccoides isolate Atlit2015 ecotype Zavitan chromosome 4A, WEW_v2.0, whole genome shotgun sequence window:
- the LOC119289545 gene encoding GATA transcription factor 4-like, with amino-acid sequence MAGGGDVDKQAAAAALAQDLPSFNSFFDQTGLEVAAAAAAGEGGLAAGAAAGEEDLEELEWLSNKDAFPSVETMAVEAVEEVPEPAPAAPSGRPAVGPRTKGRRRRVTAPWNLAQPPTLPPPLPAARRCTHCASEVTPQWRQGPLGPRSLCNACGVRYKTGRLLPEYRPANSPTFSPLLHSNSHRRVMQIRLRSESEGEGEGASPAVRANAKARRAERAAARLAAKKDGGAPAPAPAPAQAALP; translated from the exons ATGGCGGGCGGCGGCGATGTTGAcaagcaggcggcggcggcggcgctggcccaGGACCTGCCCAGCTTCAATAGCTTCTTTGACCAGACG gggctggaggtggcggcggcggcggcggcgggggaagggggactggcggccggggcggcggcgggggaggaggaTTTGGAGGAGCTGGAGTGGCTGTCGAACAAGGACGCGTTCCCTTCGGTGGAGAccatggcggtggaggcggtggaggaggtgccGGAGCCGGCGCCGGCGGCCCCCTCGGGGCGGCCGGCGGTGGGGCCGAGGACCAAGGGGCGTCGTCGCCGGGTGACGGCGCCTTGGAACCTGGCGCAGCCGCCCacgctgccgccgccgctcccgGCGGCGCGGCGGTGCACGCACTGCGCATCGGAGGTGACCCCGCAGTGGCGGCAGGGGCCGCTGGGGCCCCGCTCGCTGTGCAACGCGTGCGGCGTGCGGTACAAGACGGGGCGGCTGCTCCCGGAGTACCGGCCGGCCAACAGCCCCACCTTCTCCCCGCTGCTGCACTCCAACTCCCACCGCCGCGTCATGCAGATTCGGCTCCGGAGCGagagcgagggcgagggcgagggcgcctCCCCCGCCGTCCGCGCCAACGCCAAGGCCCGCCGCGCCGAGCGCGCGGCGGCGCGCCTCGCCGCCAAGAAAGACGGCGGCGCCCCTGCCCCAGCCCCAGCCCCTGCCCAGGCGGCGCTGCCGTAG